The proteins below are encoded in one region of Apium graveolens cultivar Ventura chromosome 4, ASM990537v1, whole genome shotgun sequence:
- the LOC141719882 gene encoding GDSL esterase/lipase At5g55050-like, with product MSNIKVYTNLYILITIIIYSSISYTSKAQRRNEYVNNSIPAMYVLGDSLVDVGNNNYLRLSLDKADFSHNGIDFPTGPTGRFSNGKNTADFIAEKLGLPSPPAYLSLSDPNINKTILTGVSFASGGAGILNGTYSTLRQAISLSKQVDYYTNVYKILIQELGSDATQQHLSKSLFIIVIRSNDLKRYFYDSGISKTITPQAYVDSMISSINEILKQLYGLSARKFILAGVPVVGCTPKERIQNEKLTCHEELNFWVIKYNNGLKSSLEMFKSEFNDTNYSYFDTYSALADFIQNPDKYGFTEAQSACCGLGKLRANVACLPISEYCPNRDDHVFWDLYHPTQKTVSMFIDMFYNASQYVTSTNISQLVSL from the exons ATGAGTAATATAAAAGTATATACAAATCTATATATACTTATTACAATCATAATATATTCTTCAATCTCATACACATCTAAAGCTCAACGTAGAAACGAGTATGTTAACAATTCGATACCCGCTATGTACGTGCTAGGTGATTCCTTAGTAGATGTGGGCAACAACAATTACCTACGGTTATCCCTTGATAAAGCCGACTTTTCTCATAATGGCATCGATTTTCCAACCGGACCTACTGGTCGTTTTAGCAATGGAAAAAATACTGCTGATTTTATAG CTGAAAAACTGGGTTTGCCAAGTCCTCCAGCATATTTATCGTTATCTGATCCCAATATCAACAAGACAATACTCACCGGTGTTAGTTTTGCCTCCGGAGGAGCTGGTATTCTCAATGGCACATATTCAACTTTG AGACAAGCCATTTCTTTGTCAAAACAAGTGGATTACTACACAAATGTATATAAAATCTTAATACAAGAACTGGGATCTGATGCCACTCAGCAACATTTATCAAAGTCTCTTTTTATCATTGTCATCAGAAGCAATGATTTAAAGAGGTATTTCTACGACTCTGGAATTAGTAAGACTATTACACCACAAGCCTATGTAGACTCCATGATTTCAAGTATCAATGAAATTTTAAAG CAATTATATGGCCTTAGTGCACGTAAGTTTATACTTGCTGGAGTTCCAGTGGTAGGATGCACTCCAAAGGAAAGGATTCAAAATGAAAAATTAACATGTCACGAAGAACTGAATTTTTGGGTTATAAAGTACAACAATGGCCTTAAGTCTTCATTGGAGATGTTCAAGTCTGAGTTCAATGATACAAACTATTCTTACTTTGATACATACAGTGCTTTGGCTGACTTTATTCAAAATCCAGATAAATATG gTTTTACAGAGGCACAATCTGCTTGTTGTGGGCTTGGAAAGTTAAGAGCCAATGTGGCATGCCTACCAATATCAGAATATTGTCCAAACAGGGATGACCACGTTTTTTGGGATCTTTATCATCCAACACAAAAGACTGTTAGCATGTTCATCGACATGTTTTATAATGCTTCACAATATGTAACTTCTACCAACATAAGCCAACTAGTTTCTCTTTAA